The nucleotide window GAGATTTTGAACCTTCATTGTGGAATTTATTATTTGCTTGGAAAGTTAGTTTTTTAAGCAATTCCagcttcttttctttcttatggCTTTATTTATCGATAAAAGAGTATTAACGAACATGACACTGATGAAGTTGCACCATGAAACCTACTCATTTCCCATTGTTTGTAGAAGATAATTGCACAAACTCATTTTTTGCATTGACATTGACTACAGAGAACAGAAGAAAATCGATTGATATTTTGCTGAAGGCAGCAGGGTATTTGGATTGTGCCATTCGACATGTGCTCCCTCAAATAACTCCAGAACACAGGTTTATTTATCTTGAGGTCCTTCTCATCACCAACTTCATTGATAGCCACTTGTCTAATTATCTTATGAATCATCAAGCCTCTTGGTATTCTGTTTTGGGGATATCCTAAAACTTCAAACATGatatatttttgatttttttctcattttatcgtGTGAATATTctgagttttctttttttcttttcaatattgTGCAGGAAGGACCTTCCACTGGACCTGGAAGAAGGAGTTCTTCGAGCTCTATGTTTGCAAGCTCTGGGACAGGTACTTCTTGTTCACTGTTGTCATTTGGCGTGCAATTAACATAATGTTCGAACACTGTATCCTTTAGAGAGCAATCAAAGCAGCTAATGGCCTTTCATTATGTTGCCAATGTCTGCTTTTAACAATCATATGAACCCAAAGAAGTTGAAGAATGCACTAATTATCAACGCACAGCAAGTATGGCTGACACATGCAAGTGTGCTTAGTTTCAATTCCTCTCACAAATGAACAATTTTAATCAGGTAGGGAAACTAATTTGCCACTGGCTCACTCATTCTCCATTTTACGTGGTTGACAGTGTGTTGATATCCAGCTTGGGATGGCAATAGATAGTCCCAAGGCAACGCTTGCTGTGAAAAGGCGATTAGCGTGTGAAATGGTCAATTACTGGCATCAGGTATCAGCTATAAACTCTTCCATGTCTGACTGATATTAATTCTTTATTGTTTTCCTTGTCCAGATTAGCTTCATCTTTGAACTCCTCTGAACTGGCTGTACCAAACTGACATTGTACATCTATAATCTATGTTATGTAACCCTGCTGCCTGATATAGATTGATAATTAAAAGTGATGCCCATTCCTAAATATGGCATCTTCCATTTGTGTTTCTGTAAATAAACTATACGACTTTATCTGTTGTTCGGTTCGATATTTTTCTCAGTGCTTGTATGTCCCTGATCTCTGGAATTCGTTCTAACATTTCCCATTAAATTCCATTGCTTCACTGGCAATGTAGTCAATGCTGAGATATGTGTGAAACTCATGTGAAATGTCCTGGACCTATTCTAACGTTTACAGGCTCAGAACAACATGGCAAAGCTTCCTTCTACAGATGGCTGGGCTAAAAAGCATCAACTCTTTATTAAGTGGAAATATGCTGAAGCAAAGGTATGTCCTGCTTCTTTTTTAACATGTCCATCACATATTAAAGTTAAAGGTTTTGAGACATGGATGGTGAAAAGTGTTATTGTAATTGTTTGTCTATATTCATTTGGCCTTTTTCTCCTGTAAAAGTCTTTGTAGAATACAAATAGTAGCTCAAATGATGTATGAAGACACTTTAtcctaaccatccaagaaaggagatttgtacatcatatatagatatatttatCCTACAAATATGATCTCCATTTGACTGCTTTGATTTTAAAGAAAGGAAAAGGTTTCTTGTTGTGAAAGCTCCAGAACTTGAGTTCTGGTCATTCAGCTAGCAGAAGCTCCTTCTGTTGCTTTCCCTCCACCTTCAGGTCTTGAACATATTAAATAGAAGAGATTGAATTAGAGATGACGATAGGTGAAGAATTAGTTTTTTTTACATGAAATATTAAAATGATCTAGGAATTTGCTTGCACCATATAATTTAATTATACTCATAATTTTTCATGTTCATGGGTGCCTAATGGTTGGCTGGACCAATTGCTTCATTACTAAGTCTCAATGATCGACCAGAGTTAATGAAACTTAAACATTATGTCAAACGGTTATATTAGTGATGACATCTCAATTAACTTGAATCAACTCTCAAAGTGTGTTTAGGGTTCTCTTGTAACTGTCTGAGTGCCAGACATGACATGAAACTCAAAtttcaagaaatttttttttcttagacTGCAAACATTTGCTCCAGAGTGTTGGCTTGTTTTGAAGAAACATGTGGGGGATGTATTTATTTTCTGATTTCCATATAGCTCATTGTTCTTTCATTTTGCTTTTTTTTAAAGGAGAAGCCAAACAACTCGCTATGTCTTTTCTTTTGCTTATTGCTGCTCAAGCATATATTTGAATACATAATTTTTCAATATAACAGGCTGCTGCATACTATTACCATGGACTGATACTTGATGAGGGCAACACAGAGAAATCCCATGGAGTGGCAATAGCTGCTTTGCAAGCATCAGAAGAGTATCTGAAGGAAAGCAAGAAAGCTTGTGAAACTTTCAATTCAACACCTCCTGCATCAAGGTTTGTCAGCCATTACCCTCTCTCTTGCATTTAATACATCAGCATTGATGTTGTCACTAACATATAGGACCAGAATTAGTACCTTAGGACAAATCATTACATATCTGGATCAAAGTCTAAGCTTAGTATATTCTCTCTGCAGGAATCCCCCTCTTTGGGGATCTATGAAATATCTGTCTGAGAAGATTCCTAAAGATGCATCAAGTAAGATACGAATCAATCAAGATCTTTACAGTGAAGAAAGGTAATCATCTAGAGTTGATTGTGATGTCAAGCTAGTTATAATGGCATTTCATTCCAATTCTACAACTAGTAAACTGCACTTTACCGTTAATTTTAGGGTTGTTCTTCACCAACACAATCAAAGACTTGTTCCTGAAACCGATTCTTCATTGTTGCCAAATGAAGTTTTGCATCCATGAGATGGACTTTAGTATTGCTAAAAGCACCATGCAATTCTATTATAATAAGAGAACAACATAAAATGCAAatgtttatgttgattcaaatcaTGATCATTAAACATGAAGTGGATTTTTTGCAGCCTGTGAAGAAAGTATGCTAaatgtttgtgtgtgcaggacatTCAAGACAGCACCAAGTTTGCCAGATTTTGCTTTAGCACTAAAGCCTGATGACTACCAACTCCCTCCGTTGGATCCCTTATGGAACAAGGAGGATCACCACTACTAGAAACTAGCAAAGGGAGAAAGCATGGAAAATATGTCAGCAACATGTTCTTCAGCAACAATCATGCTATAGACTATTGGATGGAAGCCAGTTACATGTGTACATTATTTGTTGATGTAAGATGGTGTCCATTTGAAGGATGTTGATAGTTCTTTGCCAATGAGGAAAtcaaatattcttttcttttgacTACAGCTTTGTCAGTGACTTAGATGGCTTTCTTCTCCACTGTTCAATAATAATTGGCTTGAATAACTTTAAGCAGATTTGTTTTCTGATAGAAATTATAGTTAAAccttcctttattattattattattattttgttttctcTCTCGTGGCAATTCTTTTGTTTGTCACCTTACAATTTCTTTTCTAGATCTAAGCTGTATAAATCTGAATTGTGAACACTGTCATGCTAGTAATAGAttgaacaacatgatcaaatataTAAAATGACCCCACAAACCTGTTTCATGTAATAAAGGGAATGTAACGATCGTACTAATACTTTTTAATTCATTTGGACTTACCTTTAGATTTTAAATAGATtatttttgtaattttaattttagcCTTTCATGTTGTACAAATTAAACTTACTAAAATCCatccttaaaaaattattttatataataaaatttaagatattgataaataattttaaaaatattaattataagatAAATAATTCTTCTGATAGTGTTCCAATAATTACTTACAAGCAACAAGCCAAACCTAATTGTTCGAGGAACCCTCGTGGTCGTTCTACGAGAGATTTGATGGGGGCACCAAGGCATCCGATGTAGCTTTGAGATGATCTTCAAATGGAATTCGAATGTCCAAGGTGGTATAAAGACTAGGTCAACGTGGAGTCTGTCTCCTTGAAAGGTTCCTATATAAATGTCAATGTTGAGGGGAGTTTCTTGACTTGACGATACTTAAATTAGATTTGAAATGATGTATAGTGTAAAAGGGTTATTTGTAGAGAGATTCGACCTTTAGGCCAGCATTGAGGGTTGACTTTTATACCTGACCGATCAAGGAAATCACCCATAACGATCGTAATGCCTTCACTTTGGCGTTTTGGCCAAGGGGGTGATAGGCTCGAACGACCTCTTATAGATTATTGTCCATGGAGGCCAATCAAGGAGGTGGCAGGCTCGAATGACCTCTCTTAAACTTTTGTCTATGGAGGTTGACAGAGCTAATTCGAATGTCCTCCAATGGGTTGTCGTCCACGGGGGTCGACAGGCCATAATTGCCTCTATGTCACTGCCCCCGAGGGGGTGAGCCCTCATCTTCCACGTCAACACCTTTGTGGTGACCAATTGGCAGGCTAAGATTGGTTGTCAAAATATTTCCTATCAATTGTTCCCCTGTAAGGTGTGCTTTGGAGCTCTTGCAAACAAATTCGAAGTACGTCGTTCAATCCATTCGATATGGGAGCATTCAGGATCACATCTTATGGGTTAGGTTTTTCCGATTCAGGTGTCTCGAGTATATTGGATCTATATTTCCACTATGACGAATTCCTTTTGGTAAGAGtcgagttttctcgactcatataCTTTGGAAAGTGCACATTGGCTCAGAGTCTTCGTCGTAATATATTTATCTTCGCGTAAATCAGGTTTTCTTAACTCACACGTCTTGAGCATATTTGGCTTGGAGCCTTCACTATGGAGGACTTATCGTGGCTTAGGTTGGGTTTTCCTGACTCACATGCCTCAAGCATATTTGGCCTGGAGCCTCCACTATGACAGATTTTTTTTTACGCGAGTCGAATTTTCTCGACTCATATGTCTTGGACACATTTGACCTGAAGTTTCTATCATAGTAGAATTATCTTGGTACAGCTCAGGCTTTCCCGACTCGCACACCTCAAATACATTTGATTTGGAATCTCTATCATAACAAATTTATCTTTGCGAGTCAAATTTTCCTGACTGCCATATTATACATTTGACCAGCAACCACGCCCCGATGAATTCACGCGCTTTGATATTTTCTTTGTTGATGTGTCGGTTCAAAATTATGTTCGTGCGAGACACGGGATGAAGGGCACCGTAATTTGATGGTGcatgcccctctctctctctctctataacccGAAAGGACAGACGTAGGTGTCCCTCGTAAAGCACGAACGGGGGTGATCCACCGTGAAGCCCACCATAGGCGTCCTCTGCGAGACACCGTGACGGACAAGAAATACAGGTGTCATCATAAAGCCCAGACGGGGAAGTTATGCTCGGATAATATCCCACCTCCATCCAAGAACCCCATACAGCCATACTCCTAAATTTTAGGACGGCAGTTTCGGGATTTCCTtctgatatatacatatataatctgAACTCAAAAATCATTCGAACCACATATTAGAACTACATGGACAGTAAAGTTAATGTTTCATTTATATGAATGCGAACTACATTTGGATCACAGCTGAGCACACTACAGACGGACTAAACACTTTTATTAGTCACAACTCTTGCTTTCAAGGTTCTCATCCCTAAACAAATATCACCAAGGAAAAATGTAATAAAACCGACTGAATCCAAGGATGGCTGTAAAAAGTTACTAAGCTGTACAATCTTCTTGTACATTTGCAAGCATGTAGTCCAGCGCTCAGCAAGCATACAAACCTTCAGTAAAGATGTCAAAATTTACCAATAGAATCAAATACTCGGGGGTAAAATCTGCAACCACCAAACTTTAAGCTTGTAAAATTGTGCACAAGTTTTAAAATACAAATTCCTCTTCTTCATCTCCGACTGGAAGTGCTCCTCGCTCTGCTGTATCCCGAAGTATGGCAGCAGTTGAATCACTGATGCCAAGCAAGTGCTGGAGCCGAGTGAGTTTCTCTGGCTTCGGGATACTCTTGAGGTATATGCAGTACAAGTCTGCGAGCTCTTCCGGTGAGGACCACGACAAGGGTTCAGCAGGGACCGCCATGTCACAGGCAAGCATGTCGTTGAGAGATGAAATCTGGtacataaattacaaataatctcTTCAGTGCTAAAAGAGCAAGGGgaaacatataaaagaaaacATGTAAATACAAGCAGTCATCCTTCTTCCTTTAGCCGACAATATTCTTCTAACTACAAATGACAATTACTATTCTAAAGACTTATTTTTCATTAGATAAAGTAAATATGTTCCTTCCCACTCGACCATATTACTTTTTATACAACAGAATATCCAGATTGATTCCTCCCAACAATAGGGCATCAAGTCAAAATGAACTTTAGGAAAGAGGAAGATGAAAATTTCCCAAACAATACTCACGGATATCATGAAAAACAATCACAGATATCTCAAATAGTTTCAATGCAATACTCAAATAATGCAACGCAAcatgagagagagcgagagacagCAAAAAGAGGGATGGAAAACTACTAACTAGAATATCATAAAACTATTCAAACAAAGTAGCCCCCACACAGCAAAATGACATTCTGCAAGACGATGAAAGCAACAGAATAGTGAATGGTTGTCAAAATAACTTAAGTTTCCAACAAAAGGAGACTAACTAAATTGCAAGTCCAAGTAAGAAACATACTCTGTAGAGCCCACAGAAGCAGAACTTCAATGCGGTCGTTATAGATAAGAAGCATCTGGTGTTCATTTAGACTAAGGAATGTGATTTCCCTTGAACCGGTATACAATGGCCGGGATTTTCTGGTACAGATGTAGACCGCCACTTTTCAGACGGTCTAATCCATTTTCTTAGGGATAGTGCCCCCAAAGAAAAAATTCATAGACCCCCCACCCCCTCCCTGACAACACAATATGTGCCCATGAATAGTGTGTTGTTATAACCGTATGGACCATACCCATACTAGTCTGGCCATGGACCATCACTAGCGCACGCCAAGCAACTTGTGAAAAAGATACTAATAAAAATGATCTTGTAATAAGGAACCTACcttaaccaaaattcacattggaAATATGATGCTCTGCCAAAAGAACAAAATTCATATAGAAAGCATAATGCAGCTGAAAAAATGTATGTATAAAAGCCATGTGAGAAAAAATGCTTAATTTTAagtaatcattcaaaaatcaaaacgaTGTTAATTCTACGTTTCCCATAAACCACAATTAATTACAGAAAACAAACAATCATTGAATAATATAATAGAAAAATTCAATAATTATATGCTCTCTTTGGTACTCGAATTTCATACCACTCCATCTCGATTCCTCTGCCGAAGTAATGCAACAGCTTGAACCAATGAGTTTGATAGCCTAGTCTTGGCGAGCTCCTTAACAACCCCTTTTGCCTTATCAGCATCGATGCTAAGATCTGATGGAATCTTTTCATACACCTCGGCTTCATTAAATACACCAGTGCCTGATGAAAATATCTCCTCCACCGTTTTCCTAAAGAGGCTTTCCCGCAAGCGTTCTGAGATCATGCTATCTAGATCAATATTAGCCTCTTTTAGCTCTCGGACCTGTTGAATACCAATCCTCCCTTGACTCACAGCAGTTTCGATTGCAGCTGCCATCTTGGTTGTGGTTATATTCTTAATAACTTTTTGTGCATATTCTGCAGGCAGTCCCACCTGCTTCTGAACCTCATTGAGCTGCTCGATTCTGGCTTTAGTTAGCTGGCCATCAGCTAGAATAACCTCAGcctgtttcatgaatgcttgttcAGCAAAGTTCCTGTGGACTTCCACTATCTCTTTACCAGTCATTCCTAGTATTCGTCCAAGCTGATTTAGCAGCAAAAATTCTGAATTGTCTTTTTTTGTagcaatttgagctccaaatggaACTGTCGTAACCTCCCCGGTAATGCAAAAGAGCAAGTAGGTCCTGTAAATCTCAGCCCTGTCTCTCTCAGGGAGGTCATCCTTGAGGGTTATTTCTGTCTGAGCTGGCTTGGTCAGCTTTGCTTCCAGCTCTTTGTTCGGATGTGTCTTTCTCAGTGTCTGCAGAGATTCCCATTCATCTTCCTCATCTATTTGTTTAGAATCAACATCAATAGGTTCAGCTGGAGCAGCAGGCTCTCCTTTAATATCAGAAATCAATTCAGTGACAACCAATGCGTTGAATGCTATCATTTTTTTCAGCTCTCTTGCAGCTTCAGTACGGTTCCCTGCCCCTTTGGATCGTTGTATATAAGTCATGAAAACTCTACGAACCTGCAAAAGAAAATAGGTTGAAGCAAGTAAACTTGCAACTTGTTGTTAGGCAGAATTTGCAATGCTCAACTGTCAATGGTTTTTGTAAACATAAAAGctattttttagttttaatttagtgTCACAACAGAAGAAGACAAAATACATACTGCCTTGTTAGCAATGGCCATGGCTGCATCCGTTGTAAGCCGCAAGCCTTTAGAAGCCTTCCTTACAGAGTTTCTAACTTCAGCATCATAACCCTCAACACCTGATGCAATTGCATCTTTAACAACCTGCAAATACAATATACCATTAACAAAAATacagaaataaaaataaagaataataacATTATCTGTTTGCAAGGGTCATTCATAATAAGCTCATATGCAATTGTTTCTCTTGAAATCATtgagattttattaaaaaattatatattaaatttattccAGATATTTACTGGCATTTAACATCAGACAATCACTGCCATAATTTGCTACACAAGCCATCGCCAACATCTTGAGCAGAAATTTAACCTAGTAGGTAGATACTTATCACTTGCATTATTCATATAGGTTTCATATCTGACAATTAATTTAAAGATCTCTATTGAATACTCCAACAAATACCATAATTTCCAAACTATTTCTCCCAAAAAAATCAGAAATCTGAGTAAAAAATTCAAGAACACTTTTTTCAGGCTATTTTTTTCTCAGTGAACGCTAGTCAACATGTGATGCACAAGATGGATTGCTAACCTTAAAATTCATGGCTACATATACAAATTAAACTATGACCAACAGATGAAATTtaactaattattttataataacttTAAATTTTGAAACATCACTAAGTCAAAAACCAAGGAGGCCGATCATGCTTGGTTAAGATTCAAGCCAAATATACAGCACCTGTCTCGATAATGACTATCTCAAACAACATTGTTTGGTTTTAACTATTTCATGTAGTCTACCAAGACTATCATAGAGCAAGTTGCACAATGGTTTCTTTCTCGATAAGACCTGTACCTCCATACAACAAGGTCACAGGTACTAACCTGTACCTGTACCTCC belongs to Musa acuminata AAA Group cultivar baxijiao chromosome BXJ1-11, Cavendish_Baxijiao_AAA, whole genome shotgun sequence and includes:
- the LOC135596781 gene encoding uncharacterized protein LOC135596781 is translated as MGCLLSTPGEASPLRRAASIGEVAVFVPGFRIPESVDLSQPLGDCLSRGLLDRLSSLRTRMVTMAAQEARRFTKPRRITTTRHGSALSELLRALEDYLPVLLGLVKDGCQLRDKVPFVWINQEDDAEETAMTNAWYEVLSVLHLMAMLSLLQANRLLLPKISSEGYQLKISEENRRKSIDILLKAAGYLDCAIRHVLPQITPEHRKDLPLDLEEGVLRALCLQALGQCVDIQLGMAIDSPKATLAVKRRLACEMVNYWHQAQNNMAKLPSTDGWAKKHQLFIKWKYAEAKAAAYYYHGLILDEGNTEKSHGVAIAALQASEEYLKESKKACETFNSTPPASRNPPLWGSMKYLSEKIPKDASSKIRINQDLYSEERTFKTAPSLPDFALALKPDDYQLPPLDPLWNKEDHHY